The following nucleotide sequence is from Anaerolineae bacterium.
TGCGGTTGCAAGAGCGCGACATTCGCCAGGTTATTTTGGTGGGGGGTGGGGCGCAGCTTTTTACCACCGTGCAATATTTGCGGAAACGCTTTGGCGAAAAAAACGTCATCCTATCCGATAACCCCTCGGAAACAGTAGTGCATGGACTGTCGCTGGAGCGCGACCAATCCTTTGGCCTGACCAAACCCTGGTTGGTAGCCCGATCTGTAAAGGTAGATGAATCGGTTCAGGAGCCGGGATTTGACAGCAAACAAACCCTGGCAGCCAAAACTCCTGACGAGCTTAAAAAGCTACTGGTAATGCCGCCTTCTGCATCGCCGGTAAGTTCTGAGGATGAGATTAAAACCGTTTTGGACTCCAACGTGGCTCAATCCATCACGGCCAGTCAATGGCGATTGGTGGCCAGCGATGGTCAGACCCATGCGCTTAACAGCCCGGTCATGACGATTGGGCGCAAAAGAACAAATGCCATTGTGGTTAACGATGATCAGGCTTCCCGCACCCATGCCGAAATTCGGCGGGAAGGGAAGGGAGGTTTTGAGGTTGTGGATTTAGGCAGCAGTAACGGCACTTTTGTTAATGAAGAACGACTGAAGGTTAAACAACCTCGCTCGCTTAATGCCGGCGATAAAATTAGAATTGGCCGAATAACGTTTATCTATTTGAAATGAGAGTGTGGAGGTATTTTTGATGGAAAGAGAAATAATAGTGGGACAATCGGCGGCAATAGCCGGTCCAGCCAGGCCAACTTCTTCCAATTTGTGGGAAGAACTTTCGGCAGAAGATTTGATGACCATTGGCGATGTTATGTCGAAATCATTGCTATTTGCCCTGGGCCGCAACTACCTGGACGGGCCAATCTTTAATGCCAATTATGTCCGGCTGGTAGACGAAGACGTGCCCGATGTGGTTGAAGCCGCTTTTCTGCATCTGGAGCAGGTGGGGCAGCCTGTGGTCAGCCAACCGGGAGAACACTTGCGGGCTATCCAAACATTTCTGGGAGCAGCGCACGATCCTCGCTATGCGTTGCTCTTCATTATCAGCAGTAACGGCTACCAGAATCATATTTATGTGGGAGTTGTAGCCCGGGCCATTGGAGCGCATCCCAAACTCTTTGCCGAACAGTTAGGCCAATTCCTGGCGTCAAACTGGCCGGGAACGCGGGTTAGCCTGGTGGGGGATTATAACAATGTAGTGCAAGATATTCATGTGCCTCTCAGTCAGTATCGCTACGCTCGGGTGATGACCGGCCTACCTTCGCCCAAAACTGCGGGGCCGGTTCACGATATGCAAAGCCTCGATCAATTTATGCGCGGCTTGCGAGGAAAGCCCTATTTATACATGGTCATTGCCGAGCCAATGCCGGAAAGAAAGGTGGACGAGATTATTGGAGCCTGCCGCACCCTATCCGGACAGATGCATGCGTTTACCAAAACTACCATCAACCGCAGCGCCACCCGGGGCGTGTCGGCCAGCAGTTCCCGCAGCGCCTCCGAATCTACATCGCAAAGCTCCTCGCATAGTAGTTCCCGCAGCGCCAGCACGTCCGAAAGTGAAAGTGGGGCCAAAAGAAAGCTGGATAAACTGGGCGGCGTTGGGAAAGCGGCCGTTGGTGTAGGGGCCAGTGGAGTAGCGCTGGCAGCCTCTCTGGCTACCGGCGGCTTTGGCGGGGCATTTTTGCTCAATGGGATGGTGGGCATGATGAGTCAATTGTCTCCCTCTATGAGCACCTCTGAATCTACCGGCGAGTCATCTTCTTATTCAGAAAGCGCCAGCCAATCATCCAGCATCTCTGAAACTGAGGGGACAACCACGGGGGAATCTCTGTCTATGGGACGCGAATATCTGAATAAACACGCCGAAGCCTGCGAAAAATTGTTAGAACAAACCGTGCAGCGCTTTGAAATTGCCCGCGGCCAGGGTTGCTGGAATGTAGGCGTCTATCTGCTCAGTAATCAGGCCGAAGCGGCGGCTCAAGCCCAGGCTCAACTAAAGGCCCTGGTTAGCGGTGAAAAGAGTTCTTCCGAACCCATCCGGCTGCATGATTTGCAGCCGGTTTGGGATGGCCGGGCGCAGGTGGCTTTGGATGCCTTTCAACAGCCGCCTTTGAAACTCTTCTCCCCCACCCAAGACGACCGGCTCAACCACCCCTTGGGAGAGGTTTTTGAAAGTTTAACCACGCCTCTCAATACCGAGGAGTTATCGCTGCTGGCCAACCTACCAATGAGGGAAATGCCCGGCTTGCCGGTGCAGTCAACCGCTTATTTTAGCCTCAACCCCCCCCAGCCAAAAGATCCCCATCAGGCCCTTCAGTTTGGCCATATCCTGGATGGCGGCGAACAGGTGGGCGATTTAACCTATGCCGTTGATCTCAACGCTCTCACCCGGCACATCTTTATTACCGGCATTACCGGCAGCGGCAAGTCGAACACCTGCCGCCGACTCATTGCCGAATTAATGAAGCAAGGAGTCAACTTTATGGTGATTGAACCGGCCAAAGATGAGTACGTAGAACTGGCCCTGGCCTATAACGAAGCCGGAACCTTTGACCGGGAGATTGCCGTTTATGTGCCGGGACGCAAAGATTGGCGCGGTACTCCCCTGGAACAACTCCGCCTCAACCCCTTTGATCAGGTAATGCTGCCGGGAGTAGAGCCGCAAGTAATGGCCCACATGGACCGGCTCAAATCAATTTTTAACTCCGCCTTTGCCATGCAAGAGATTCTGCCCGTTATTTTGGAAGAAGGATTGGTGGACTTGTATGAAAGCCAGGGCTGGCTGGAAGAAACATTACCTCCGGCTGACGTTGGCCGGCCTACGCTGGAGCAGTTACACAGCCGCATCCCGGCTTTGGTGCGGGCCAAAGGATATGATCAAAAAATTACCGATAATATTGTAGCCGCACTCAAAACCCGTCTCAGCAGCCTGTTGCGGGGCTGGAAGGGAGAACTATTCAACCATGCCTTGTCTACCCCTTGGCCAGAACTATTTGACCGTCCGGTAGTCATCAACCTGGGCCAGATGGGGGACGATGCCGACAAATGCTTTACCATGGGCTTGCTCTTGAACTTTTTGTACGAATACCGTCAGGCCCAGCACGCCGGTGAAGGCGCACCCGAATCAGGAGATTTACGACACCTGATGATCATAGAAGAGGCGCACCGGGTGTTACGCCACATGCCCCCCGGCAACCCCCAGGGAAAAATGGGGGAGATTTTTGCCGACATGCTGGCCGAAATCCGTTCCTACGGTCAGGGATTCGGCATTATAGACCAGGTACCGGCTAAATTGGTGCCCGACGCTCTAAAAAATACCAACCTAAAGATCATCCACCGATTGGTAGCAGGCGACGACCGGCAAACGATGGCCGGTACCCTGGGCTTGACCCCAGAACAAACCCAAATCATTGCCCGGCTCAAGGTGGGCCAGGCCATTGTGTGCGGCGTGCAGGACGATATGGCTTCTTGGGTGCAGATTTTCTACACCCCGTTAAGATAATATTATTTTTGCGCTTTAAGCAAGGAGGTTTATGCAATGGATATGATGATGGATACCGGTAGTGATATTGGCGCTGAAATTAATATTCTTGGAACTTATTGGCGACAATCCCAATCTGATCTATCCGGGACAGGAGTATGTTATTCCCCCATCCGAAGAGGGTGGTATTCCGTTTCATATTCTATAAATAAGTTGAGAAAAATATTAGCATACAGGAGGCGCTAAAAAATGAGTAACCCATTACCCACCGCAGGTTTACAAATGACTATTGCTTATTTGCATCTAATGGCTTTTTGCCCGCCGGAGTATATCTGGCACCTGAAGGCATCCAGCGAACCACTCCGACAGGGATTAGCCAAACAGGCCGGGCTGTCGCCGGAAGAATATCTGGCCAAGGTCCTGCCCGAAGCCTGCCGTCGCATTGTGGCCTTTCATCAGGATACTAAAGAACCGGATGAAGCCGTGGTTATGGCTTTGACCACAGCCGCCACAGAGGCCGAGACCTCGCCGGAAGCGGCCTGGCGCTTTAGCCAGAAATTGGCCAGTCTGGCCGAAGAGTCGGAGCGGGCCAAAGCCAAAAACCGATTGCAGGGCAAAAAGGGCTGCCAATTCTGCCAATCACCTTGCGCCTACGGCTTTTTTACGATGGTCTCCAAGCCCAACTACGACCATCTCCGGGAACTGCTTGAAGCTGAAACTAAAAAGTCGCTGGAAGAGCAGGATGTGGTCAATACGGTCTGGAGCTTTGCGATGGGCCACCTCTGGCGCACCCTGGGTATTAAGCAAGCCTATATTTCAGCCGATCACCTGGGCAATTTGGGCTACTGCCTGTTGACTCTGGGCACGGCCAAATCTCGCTATCCCTTTGCCGCAAACAAAATGGAAACCTTCCAGCAGGCCAACCAGGTGATGATAAAGAACTGGGGCCAAAACGGGCAGGATGGCAATAATTAGAACTTTTTCAAAAACAACAA
It contains:
- a CDS encoding ATP-binding protein; amino-acid sequence: MEREIIVGQSAAIAGPARPTSSNLWEELSAEDLMTIGDVMSKSLLFALGRNYLDGPIFNANYVRLVDEDVPDVVEAAFLHLEQVGQPVVSQPGEHLRAIQTFLGAAHDPRYALLFIISSNGYQNHIYVGVVARAIGAHPKLFAEQLGQFLASNWPGTRVSLVGDYNNVVQDIHVPLSQYRYARVMTGLPSPKTAGPVHDMQSLDQFMRGLRGKPYLYMVIAEPMPERKVDEIIGACRTLSGQMHAFTKTTINRSATRGVSASSSRSASESTSQSSSHSSSRSASTSESESGAKRKLDKLGGVGKAAVGVGASGVALAASLATGGFGGAFLLNGMVGMMSQLSPSMSTSESTGESSSYSESASQSSSISETEGTTTGESLSMGREYLNKHAEACEKLLEQTVQRFEIARGQGCWNVGVYLLSNQAEAAAQAQAQLKALVSGEKSSSEPIRLHDLQPVWDGRAQVALDAFQQPPLKLFSPTQDDRLNHPLGEVFESLTTPLNTEELSLLANLPMREMPGLPVQSTAYFSLNPPQPKDPHQALQFGHILDGGEQVGDLTYAVDLNALTRHIFITGITGSGKSNTCRRLIAELMKQGVNFMVIEPAKDEYVELALAYNEAGTFDREIAVYVPGRKDWRGTPLEQLRLNPFDQVMLPGVEPQVMAHMDRLKSIFNSAFAMQEILPVILEEGLVDLYESQGWLEETLPPADVGRPTLEQLHSRIPALVRAKGYDQKITDNIVAALKTRLSSLLRGWKGELFNHALSTPWPELFDRPVVINLGQMGDDADKCFTMGLLLNFLYEYRQAQHAGEGAPESGDLRHLMIIEEAHRVLRHMPPGNPQGKMGEIFADMLAEIRSYGQGFGIIDQVPAKLVPDALKNTNLKIIHRLVAGDDRQTMAGTLGLTPEQTQIIARLKVGQAIVCGVQDDMASWVQIFYTPLR